The Impatiens glandulifera chromosome 8, dImpGla2.1, whole genome shotgun sequence genome includes a window with the following:
- the LOC124911472 gene encoding transcription factor BIM2-like isoform X2, translated as MMNSMRGHHEEEEDEDEELGSKKDNTSTSARDDKNNDKANAVRTKHSVTEQRRRSKINERFQILRDLIPHSDQKRDTSSFLLEVIEYVQYLQEEVQKYEGSYPGLSPEPSKLMTWRNSHWRVQNLIGQPQATKNGVGPGTPFSGRFDDIALPPTIQSTPQNLTESEPCKNTAQLPNLLKRGANAMPFLPTSSVPIQSEDIVNLPLQRPVSDTQSTEIPVVGNEIDQQDHLMIEGGTISISSVYSEGLLNNLAKALQDVGLDLSQATISVQIDLGKQANSGFISGISHSKEHENNHSDKLMENLRDESNNEDADQAQKRLKTRG; from the exons ATGATGAATTCGATGAGGGGTCATCACGAAGAGGAGGAAGACGAGGATGAAGAATTGGGTTCTAAGAAAGATAATACGTCTACCAGTGCTAGAG ATGACAAAAACAACGATAAGGCCAATGCTGTTAGGACGAAGCACTCAGTGACAGAGCAGCGCCGGAGGAGCAAGATTAATGAGAG GTTTCAGATATTGAGAGATCTTATACCTCATAGTGACCAGAAGAGGGATACATCATCATTTCTACTGGAG GTGATAGAGTATGTTCAATATTTACAAGAAGAAGTACAAAAGTATGAGGGTTCTTATCCAGGATTGAGTCCAGAGCCCTCAAAACTAATGACATGG AGAAATAGTCATTGGCGGGTTCAAAACCTAATTGGACAGCCGCAAGCCACAAAGAATGGTGTTGGTCCAGGAACACCCTTTTCCGGGAGATTCGACGATATTGCTCTCCCTCCAACCATTCAGTCCACTCCACAGAATCTAACTGAATCTGAACCTTGTAAAAACACTGCTCAACTACCCAATTTGTTGAAAAGAGGTGCTAATGCCATGCCATTCCTTCCCACTTCATCAGTTCCAATACAAAGTGAAGACATTGTTAACCTTCCTCTTCAGAGACCTGTTTCTGATACACAATCAACTGAGATTCCGGTTGTGGGTAATGAGATAGACCAACAAGATCATCTGATGATTGAAGGAGGCACTATTAGCATTTCCAGTGTATACTCTGAAGG gCTGTTGAATAATTTGGCCAAAGCATTACAAGATGTAGGTCTTGATCTGTCGCAAGCCACTATCTCAGTCCAGATTGACTTGGGGAAACAAGCTAATTCAGGATTTATATCTGGGATTTCCCATTCTAAG GAGCATGAGAATAACCATTCTGATAAACTGATGGAAAATCTAAGAGACGAAAGCAACAATGAGGATGCGGATCAAGCTCAAAAGAGGCTTAAGACCCGAGGCTAG
- the LOC124911472 gene encoding transcription factor BIM2-like isoform X1, whose product MMNSMRGHHEEEEDEDEELGSKKDNTSTSARDDKNNDKANAVRTKHSVTEQRRRSKINERFQILRDLIPHSDQKRDTSSFLLEVIEYVQYLQEEVQKYEGSYPGLSPEPSKLMTWQRNSHWRVQNLIGQPQATKNGVGPGTPFSGRFDDIALPPTIQSTPQNLTESEPCKNTAQLPNLLKRGANAMPFLPTSSVPIQSEDIVNLPLQRPVSDTQSTEIPVVGNEIDQQDHLMIEGGTISISSVYSEGLLNNLAKALQDVGLDLSQATISVQIDLGKQANSGFISGISHSKEHENNHSDKLMENLRDESNNEDADQAQKRLKTRG is encoded by the exons ATGATGAATTCGATGAGGGGTCATCACGAAGAGGAGGAAGACGAGGATGAAGAATTGGGTTCTAAGAAAGATAATACGTCTACCAGTGCTAGAG ATGACAAAAACAACGATAAGGCCAATGCTGTTAGGACGAAGCACTCAGTGACAGAGCAGCGCCGGAGGAGCAAGATTAATGAGAG GTTTCAGATATTGAGAGATCTTATACCTCATAGTGACCAGAAGAGGGATACATCATCATTTCTACTGGAG GTGATAGAGTATGTTCAATATTTACAAGAAGAAGTACAAAAGTATGAGGGTTCTTATCCAGGATTGAGTCCAGAGCCCTCAAAACTAATGACATGG CAGAGAAATAGTCATTGGCGGGTTCAAAACCTAATTGGACAGCCGCAAGCCACAAAGAATGGTGTTGGTCCAGGAACACCCTTTTCCGGGAGATTCGACGATATTGCTCTCCCTCCAACCATTCAGTCCACTCCACAGAATCTAACTGAATCTGAACCTTGTAAAAACACTGCTCAACTACCCAATTTGTTGAAAAGAGGTGCTAATGCCATGCCATTCCTTCCCACTTCATCAGTTCCAATACAAAGTGAAGACATTGTTAACCTTCCTCTTCAGAGACCTGTTTCTGATACACAATCAACTGAGATTCCGGTTGTGGGTAATGAGATAGACCAACAAGATCATCTGATGATTGAAGGAGGCACTATTAGCATTTCCAGTGTATACTCTGAAGG gCTGTTGAATAATTTGGCCAAAGCATTACAAGATGTAGGTCTTGATCTGTCGCAAGCCACTATCTCAGTCCAGATTGACTTGGGGAAACAAGCTAATTCAGGATTTATATCTGGGATTTCCCATTCTAAG GAGCATGAGAATAACCATTCTGATAAACTGATGGAAAATCTAAGAGACGAAAGCAACAATGAGGATGCGGATCAAGCTCAAAAGAGGCTTAAGACCCGAGGCTAG
- the LOC124913075 gene encoding beta-glucosidase 44-like, translating to MKKVLKLSLLCIIIQFVLHTTCARQLNMPSTLQSEMFNTSGLSRKSFPKGFIFGTATSAYQVEGMTDKAGRGPCIWDTFIKVHGIASGANASITVDQYHRYKEDMDLLKDLNFDAYRFSISWSRIFPNGSKVINQEGVDYYNRLIDYMIQKGITPYANLYHYDLPQGLQDKYLGWLDRQVVKDYADYAEFCFKTYGDRVKNWMTFNEPRVVSALGYDDGTHAPGRCSKPYGNCTEGDSATEPYIVAHNLLLSHAAAVQIYRQKYQDKQKGRIGILLDFVWYESLTRGKADNYAAQRARDFHVGWFIHPITYGEYPKTMQNIVGDRLPKFTKEEIQMVKGSIDYVGINQYTTYYIYHDPSQDHPKVKAYNMDWHASFAYAKNGVPIGPKEHSDWLYNVPWGLYNAISYIKEHYGNPTMILAENGMDDPGSVDIAHGLNDTARIEYYNAYIGELKKVIDDGANVEGYFAWSLLDNFEWALGYTSRFGITYVDFETLVRYPKMSANWFKQLCNQTI from the exons atgaaaaaagttttgaaattatCTCTACTATGCATCATTATCCAATTTGTATTGCACACAACATGCGCACGACAATTAAACATGCCCTCCACTCTCCAATCTGAAATGTTTAATACGAGTGGTCTTAGTCGTAAAAGTTTTCCGAAAGGATTCATTTTTGGAACCGCCACATCTGCGTACCAAGTAGAGGGGATGACTGATAAAGCGGGGCGTGGACCTTGTATATGGGATACTTTTATCAAAGTTCATG GAATTGCATCGGGAGCTAATGCATCGATTACGGTCGATCAATATCACCGATATAAA GAAGATATGGATCTACTAAAAGATCTTAATTTTGATGCATATCGTTTTTCAATTTCGTGGTCAAGGATCTTCCCAa ATGGAAGCAAAGTTATTAATCAAGAGGGAGTTGACTATTACAATAGGTTAATTGATTACATGATTCAAAAAG GAATTACTCCATATGCCAATTTATACCATTATGATCTTCCTCAAGGACTTCAAGATAAATATCTAGGATGGTTGGATCGTCAAGTTGT GAAGGATTATGCAGATTATGcagaattttgttttaaaacatatgGTGATAGAGTTAAAAATTGGATGACTTTTAACGAGCCAAGGGTTGTTTCAGCACTTGGATATGACGATGGAACACATGCACCTGGAAGATGCTCTAAACCTTATGGAAATTGTACCGAAGGTGATTCTGCAACCGAACCTTACATTGTAGCTCACAACTTGCTCTTATCTCATGCAGCTGCAGTTCAAATATATAGACAAAAATATCAA GATAAACAAAAAGGGCGTATTGGCATTCTACTAGATTTTGTCTGGTATGAATCTCTTACTAGAGGGAAAGCCGACAATTATGCCGCTCAAAGAGCTAGAGATTTTCATGTTGGATG GTTTATACATCCTATAACTTATGGAGAGTATCCGAAGACTATGCAAAATATTGTTGGTGACCGATTGCCAAAGTTCACTAAAGAAGAGATTCAAATGGTTAAGGGATCGATTGATTATGTTGGAATTAACCAATAcacaacatattatatatatcatgatcCTAGTCAAGATCATCCAAAAGTGAAGGCCTATAATATGGATTGGCATGCTTCATTTGCTT ATGCCAAGAATGGAGTTCCAATTGGTCCaaag GAACATTCCGATTGGTTATACAATGTTCCATGGGGACTTTACAATGCCATCTCATACATTAAGGAGCATTATGGAAATCCTACAATGATTCTAGCTGAAAATG GAATGGATGATCCGGGTAGTGTAGACATTGCTCATGGCCTGAATGATACTGCAAGGATTGAGTACTATAATGCATATATAGGCGAATTAAAGAAGGTTATTGATGATGGTGCAAACGTTGAAGGCTATTTTGCTTGGTCATTGCTCGATAATTTTGAGTGGGCACTCGGTTATACCTCAAGATTTGGTATTACTTATGTTGATTTTGAGACACTAGTAAGATATCCCAAAATGTCTGCTAATTGGTTCAAACAGTTATGCAATCAAACTATCTAG
- the LOC124913076 gene encoding cytochrome P450 CYP749A22-like, with translation MMLDRWIEHEGKEIEVFEDFRLLTLEIISRTFFGSINRKGQDIFEMIVKLSSIASRNLFKVTIPWLSKIWKSKDEVESEKLEQGINDAIIRIVRKRVGKNLVIRMEGEIESFGNDLLGLLVKTHKDEDENSRISLQDVIDECKTFYIAGHETMTTMMGWIVFLLSLHQDWQDKAREEVFKLFGNQKPNAEGLTRMKTVINCP, from the exons ATGATGCTAGACAGATGGATAGAACATGAAGGCAAAGAGATTGAAGTATTTGAAGATTTCAGATTACTTACATTAGAAATCATTTCAAGAACCTTCTTTGGAAGTATCAATCGCAAAGGACAAGACATATTTGAAATGATCGTTAAACTTTCTTCTATCGCGTCTCGAAATCTTTTCAAAGTTACCATTCCATGGCTGAG CAAAATTTGGAAGAGCAAAGATGAAGTTGAGTCAGAGAAACTCGAACAAGGGATCAATGATGCAATAATAAGAATTGTAAGGAAAAGAGTAGGAAAAAACTTGGTTATAAGAATGGAAGGTGAAATTGAAAGTTTTGGGAATGATCTTCTTGGTTTGCTTGTGAAAACtcacaaagatgaagatgaaaattCGAGGATTTCCCTTCAAGATGTCATCGACGAATGTAAGACATTCTACATTGCAGGGCATGAAACCATGACCACAATGATGGGATGGATTGTTTTTCTCTTGTCACTTCATCAAGATTGGCAAGACAAGGCTAGAGAGGAAGTGTTCAAGTTATTTGGGAATCAAAAGCCAAATGCAGAAGGCCTTACAAGAATGAAAACAGTAATTAACTGCCCCTAA